Proteins co-encoded in one Methylomonas albis genomic window:
- a CDS encoding sensor histidine kinase, producing MFRFRLAIVIVVSFCFVLSLGIALYWGSNEVARYFQHSQTAYETFDDYEQLSQEAYRHFKQRMDRLITANPNSETGVESSKHRLYEAMQALRDTAVKAPGKDSASEDWTNKPAELEKVAHLTAFLEASEYRFEEVERLRLQGKLTTAVQALAKFTEEEIDGKFQPLIDAAINAEREKAKKAKQELETLVEKSRWTAILASLTAAAFSLVAGMLLLRAFKKPIEALMKGTDEIASGNLDYRIALDSRDEFAYLASHFNQMAKELEVQQDKLREGRAVLEKRVTERTFELNLLNDELKRMDNARREFLADISHELRTPITVIRGEAEVTLRGQDRDAEEYKDALQRIVELSMQLGKYVNDLLFLARADTANLQFEWNKVDLADLVASSVEDFQVMAEEYSISVSLDAPTGPLLVRGDKQRLRQVLFILGENACRYSKPLGHIGVALWREGKQACFSLTDQGIGIPTEDLERIFERHFRSSNAQHSRDDGSGLGLPMAKSILQAHGGQIAVRSVENSGSTFTVTLPLLTVA from the coding sequence ATGTTTCGATTTCGGTTGGCGATAGTCATTGTTGTTTCCTTCTGCTTTGTATTGAGCTTGGGCATTGCCTTGTATTGGGGATCTAACGAAGTTGCCCGCTATTTTCAGCACAGCCAAACAGCCTATGAAACTTTTGACGATTACGAACAACTATCACAAGAAGCCTATCGCCACTTCAAACAGCGTATGGACCGGCTGATAACCGCCAACCCCAATTCGGAAACCGGCGTGGAATCGTCCAAGCATCGCCTGTACGAGGCGATGCAAGCGCTGCGAGATACTGCGGTCAAAGCGCCCGGCAAAGACAGCGCCAGCGAAGACTGGACCAATAAACCCGCTGAATTGGAAAAAGTCGCCCATCTCACCGCTTTCCTGGAAGCCAGCGAATATCGCTTTGAAGAAGTGGAACGACTGCGCTTACAGGGCAAGCTGACCACTGCCGTGCAAGCGCTGGCCAAGTTCACCGAGGAAGAAATCGACGGCAAATTTCAGCCCTTGATCGATGCCGCCATTAACGCCGAACGGGAAAAGGCCAAGAAAGCCAAGCAGGAGCTGGAGACTTTGGTCGAGAAATCGCGCTGGACGGCGATTCTGGCCTCGTTAACTGCCGCCGCTTTCAGCTTGGTAGCCGGCATGCTGTTGCTCCGCGCGTTTAAAAAGCCCATCGAAGCACTGATGAAAGGCACTGACGAAATCGCTTCCGGCAACCTGGATTACCGGATAGCCCTGGATAGCCGCGACGAATTTGCATATTTGGCCAGTCACTTCAATCAAATGGCTAAGGAGTTGGAAGTTCAGCAGGATAAGCTGCGCGAAGGCCGGGCTGTACTGGAAAAACGGGTGACCGAGCGGACATTTGAACTAAATTTGCTAAACGACGAACTTAAACGCATGGATAATGCTCGCCGTGAGTTTCTGGCGGACATCAGCCATGAGCTGCGGACACCCATCACAGTGATTCGTGGCGAGGCAGAAGTAACGCTACGCGGTCAGGATCGCGATGCCGAAGAATATAAAGACGCCTTGCAACGTATCGTCGAACTGTCGATGCAACTGGGAAAATACGTCAACGATTTATTATTCCTGGCCCGCGCCGACACTGCCAATCTGCAATTTGAATGGAATAAAGTAGACTTAGCCGACTTGGTCGCCAGCAGCGTCGAGGATTTTCAGGTGATGGCGGAAGAATATTCGATTTCGGTCAGCCTGGACGCCCCGACAGGACCGCTATTAGTTCGCGGCGACAAGCAGCGGCTCAGACAAGTATTATTCATATTGGGCGAGAATGCTTGCCGCTATTCGAAGCCGCTCGGTCATATCGGCGTGGCCTTATGGCGCGAAGGCAAACAGGCCTGTTTCAGCCTGACCGATCAAGGCATAGGCATTCCGACCGAGGATCTGGAGCGGATATTCGAGCGTCATTTTCGCAGCAGCAACGCTCAACATTCGCGAGACGATGGCTCAGGCCTAGGCTTGCCGATGGCTAAATCCATCCTGCAAGCCCATGGCGGCCAGATCGCGGTGCGTAGCGTCGAAAACTCAGGATCGACATTTACGGTTACATTACCGCTACTTACGGTGGCATAG
- a CDS encoding response regulator transcription factor — MTSNTLAGVGYMRVMMVEDDDRIIDFVQRGLKAEGYAVEVARSGHEAIALGTEGTFQVIVLDLGLPDMNGKQVCEHLRSNGIDTPILMLTARDTVQDKVAGLRSGADDYMTKPFAFEELLARIEALLRRRGGEVKQDDKELRIEDLVLNGETHEVRRGNNEIILTPKEFALLECFMRMPGKVLSRTRILEQVWGYSADPLTNVVDVYIRQLRRKIDDDYELKLLKTVRGFGYKMDGA; from the coding sequence ATGACATCAAATACTCTGGCAGGGGTAGGCTATATGCGAGTAATGATGGTTGAAGACGACGATCGCATCATCGATTTCGTACAACGCGGCTTGAAAGCCGAGGGCTATGCTGTGGAAGTGGCCCGCAGTGGGCACGAAGCCATTGCCTTGGGTACCGAGGGCACCTTTCAGGTGATCGTTCTGGACCTGGGCCTACCGGACATGAATGGCAAGCAGGTTTGCGAGCATTTGCGCAGCAACGGCATAGACACCCCAATTTTGATGCTGACAGCCCGCGATACCGTGCAAGATAAAGTGGCTGGTCTGCGCTCCGGCGCCGACGACTATATGACCAAGCCTTTCGCCTTTGAGGAATTGCTGGCCCGTATCGAAGCCTTGCTCAGGCGGCGCGGCGGCGAAGTAAAACAGGACGACAAGGAATTGCGCATCGAAGACTTGGTACTTAACGGCGAAACCCACGAGGTGCGCCGTGGCAATAACGAAATTATTCTGACACCCAAAGAATTTGCCTTGCTGGAATGCTTTATGCGCATGCCGGGCAAGGTGTTGAGCCGGACCCGAATTCTGGAACAAGTCTGGGGTTATAGCGCCGACCCGCTGACCAATGTGGTGGATGTTTATATTCGCCAACTACGGCGTAAGATCGACGACGATTACGAACTGAAATTGCTGAAGACCGTGCGCGGCTTCGGTTACAAAATGGATGGAGCGTAA
- the aat gene encoding leucyl/phenylalanyl-tRNA--protein transferase has protein sequence MQLTLLDPDHPHQAFPPLHKALKQPNGLLAFGGCLSPQRIVNAYRHGVFPWFNPGEPILWWSPDPRLVLFPEHLNISRSLAKTLRKQQFQIRYDTAFRQVIDACAAPRSEDGGTWITDDIRQAYATLHHLGIAHSCEAWLDGQLVGGLYGIAIGQVFFGESMFHRKTDASKVVFVHLVEQLTAWGYQLIDCQVSSEHLLSLGAAEIPRRRFVELLDRLCDQSPTPDAWQT, from the coding sequence ATGCAACTCACCCTGCTCGATCCGGACCACCCCCATCAAGCCTTTCCACCGCTGCATAAGGCCTTGAAGCAACCCAACGGTTTATTGGCCTTTGGCGGTTGCCTGTCGCCGCAGCGCATCGTCAACGCCTACCGGCACGGGGTCTTTCCCTGGTTCAATCCCGGCGAACCCATACTGTGGTGGTCGCCCGATCCGCGCTTGGTGTTGTTTCCGGAGCATTTGAACATTTCCCGCAGCCTGGCAAAAACCCTGCGCAAACAGCAGTTTCAGATTCGTTACGATACCGCTTTTCGCCAGGTTATCGACGCTTGTGCGGCCCCGCGTAGCGAAGACGGCGGCACCTGGATTACCGACGACATCCGCCAAGCTTATGCCACCCTACACCACCTGGGTATCGCCCACAGCTGCGAAGCCTGGCTGGACGGCCAACTGGTCGGCGGCCTATACGGCATTGCCATAGGCCAAGTATTTTTCGGCGAATCGATGTTCCATCGTAAAACCGACGCCTCCAAAGTGGTGTTTGTGCATCTGGTAGAGCAACTCACGGCTTGGGGCTATCAACTCATCGATTGTCAGGTCAGCAGCGAACATCTCCTCAGCCTTGGCGCGGCTGAAATTCCGCGCCGCCGCTTTGTAGAACTGCTGGACAGGCTCTGCGATCAATCGCCGACTCCCGACGCTTGGCAAACATGA
- a CDS encoding arginyltransferase yields MNAVPIWLDSGHACSYLDGRLARSGFVHPSLAMDTPLYSQLITQGFRRSGDHVYKPYCEGCRACVPTRLPAALFQADRKQKRCGKRNAQTRVVIKGAEYDPRHFQLYQRYLSARHDKPGEDTETTPDDYINFLGSRWCDTMFVEFLIGGQLAAVAVVDVVSDGLSAVYTFFDPDFADYSPGVYAVLWQIETAKHLGLEYLYLGYWIKDCRKMRYKIDYQPLIGLIDGQWQVISKQTFIED; encoded by the coding sequence ATGAACGCTGTGCCGATTTGGCTGGACAGCGGCCACGCCTGCAGTTATCTGGACGGCCGTTTGGCGCGTTCCGGCTTCGTCCATCCCTCGCTGGCGATGGACACGCCGCTGTATTCGCAATTGATTACCCAGGGCTTCCGCCGTAGCGGCGATCATGTTTATAAACCTTATTGCGAAGGCTGTCGGGCTTGTGTGCCGACGCGTTTGCCGGCGGCCTTATTCCAAGCCGACCGTAAACAAAAGCGCTGCGGCAAACGCAATGCGCAAACCAGGGTAGTCATCAAAGGAGCCGAATACGACCCGCGCCATTTCCAGCTTTATCAACGTTATCTAAGTGCCCGTCACGACAAACCCGGTGAAGATACCGAAACCACGCCGGATGACTACATCAATTTTCTGGGTAGCCGTTGGTGCGACACCATGTTCGTGGAGTTTTTAATCGGCGGCCAGTTGGCGGCCGTAGCGGTGGTCGATGTGGTAAGCGACGGTTTGTCGGCGGTGTATACCTTTTTCGACCCGGATTTTGCCGACTACAGCCCCGGCGTTTACGCGGTGTTATGGCAAATCGAAACCGCCAAGCATTTGGGCCTGGAATATCTTTATCTGGGCTACTGGATCAAAGACTGTCGTAAAATGCGCTACAAAATCGATTATCAACCGCTGATCGGCCTGATAGACGGCCAGTGGCAAGTTATTTCAAAGCAAACATTTATAGAGGATTAA
- the efpL gene encoding elongation factor P-like protein EfpL yields the protein MPKANELKKGTAIEINGEPYVVKSIDVRNPTSRGATTLYKVRFTHMKTRQKLDETYKSDEMLKAADCSRCNVQYSYQDGDTYYFMNAETYEQYSLSAEDLEGQTEYLSDGLEGIIMLLMDDAALGIQLPTTITLQIVETPPSMKGSSATKRTKTAKLSTGLEVQVPEYIESGEMIKVNTDTGEFSSRA from the coding sequence GTGCCAAAAGCCAACGAACTGAAAAAGGGAACCGCCATCGAAATCAACGGCGAACCGTATGTGGTCAAAAGCATCGATGTGCGCAACCCCACTTCGCGCGGCGCCACCACGCTATACAAAGTCCGTTTTACGCACATGAAAACCCGGCAAAAACTGGACGAAACTTACAAAAGCGACGAGATGCTGAAAGCCGCCGATTGCTCACGGTGCAATGTGCAATATTCCTACCAGGACGGCGACACCTATTACTTTATGAACGCCGAAACCTATGAGCAATACAGTTTGTCGGCGGAAGATTTGGAAGGCCAAACCGAATATTTATCGGACGGTCTGGAAGGCATCATCATGCTGCTGATGGACGACGCCGCGCTAGGTATCCAGTTACCAACCACCATCACGCTGCAAATCGTCGAAACCCCGCCATCCATGAAAGGCTCCAGCGCCACCAAACGCACCAAAACCGCCAAACTCAGCACCGGCCTGGAAGTGCAAGTCCCCGAATATATAGAATCCGGCGAGATGATCAAGGTTAATACCGATACAGGCGAGTTTTCATCGCGGGCGTAA
- a CDS encoding IS256 family transposase: MTVSPKAIPDELLDALMSNYQTPEDLIGANGLLKQLTKAIVERALEAEMTAHLGHGKHEAVTNANSNARNGKSRKTLKGDFGDLPIEIPRDRHGEFEPQIIAKHQRRWTGFDDKIISLYARGLTVREIQAHLLEIYHTEVSPTLISSVTDAVLEEVSAWQTRPLDPIYPIVYLDCLHTKVRDSGSVRIKAVYLAIGVNLDGHKEVLGLWIAQSEGAKFWLQVVTELKNRGVNDVFIACVDGLKGFPEAIETVFPKATVQLCIVHLVRNSLNYVSYKRRQSVADDLKRIYQAATVREAEQKLAEFEANWHEAYPTIAPIWRRNWDRIIPFFDYPPEIRKVIYTTNTIESVNRSLRKIIKNRAIFPSDDALSKLLYLALKNISQKWTMPVYDWKAALNRFSIQFEDRIPNR; encoded by the coding sequence ATGACCGTATCACCCAAAGCCATTCCTGATGAATTACTCGATGCCTTAATGTCGAACTATCAAACACCCGAAGACCTGATCGGTGCCAATGGACTGTTAAAGCAGTTGACCAAAGCCATTGTCGAACGCGCCCTGGAAGCGGAAATGACCGCGCATTTGGGCCACGGCAAGCATGAGGCGGTGACCAACGCCAATAGCAATGCCCGTAACGGCAAGAGCCGGAAAACGCTCAAAGGCGACTTCGGCGACTTACCCATCGAGATTCCCCGTGACCGTCATGGCGAATTCGAACCCCAGATTATCGCCAAGCATCAACGGCGCTGGACGGGCTTCGACGACAAGATCATCTCGTTGTACGCCCGCGGCCTGACGGTACGGGAAATCCAGGCCCATCTATTGGAGATCTATCACACGGAGGTGTCGCCCACCTTGATTTCCTCGGTGACCGACGCGGTCCTTGAGGAGGTGAGCGCCTGGCAAACCCGTCCGCTGGATCCGATTTACCCCATCGTCTACCTCGACTGCCTACACACCAAAGTGCGGGACAGTGGCAGTGTGCGGATCAAGGCGGTCTATCTGGCTATTGGTGTCAATCTGGACGGCCACAAAGAGGTGCTGGGGCTGTGGATTGCCCAAAGCGAAGGCGCCAAATTTTGGCTGCAAGTGGTCACCGAGCTCAAGAACCGTGGCGTCAACGACGTTTTTATCGCCTGTGTCGACGGTCTAAAGGGGTTTCCGGAAGCGATCGAAACCGTGTTTCCCAAAGCCACTGTGCAGTTGTGCATCGTGCACTTGGTCCGTAACAGCCTTAACTACGTCAGCTACAAAAGGCGCCAGTCGGTCGCCGACGACCTCAAGCGTATCTATCAAGCCGCTACCGTCAGGGAAGCCGAACAAAAACTGGCCGAATTCGAGGCCAACTGGCACGAAGCCTATCCCACCATTGCCCCGATCTGGCGACGAAACTGGGACCGTATCATCCCGTTTTTCGACTATCCGCCCGAGATTCGCAAGGTGATCTACACCACTAATACCATCGAATCGGTGAACCGAAGCCTGAGAAAAATCATAAAAAATCGCGCGATCTTCCCCAGCGATGACGCATTATCCAAGTTGCTCTATCTGGCATTGAAGAATATCAGCCAAAAGTGGACCATGCCCGTCTATGACTGGAAAGCCGCATTAAACCGGTTTAGTATTCAGTTCGAAGACCGAATCCCTAACCGATAA